Proteins from one Drosophila gunungcola strain Sukarami chromosome 3R, Dgunungcola_SK_2, whole genome shotgun sequence genomic window:
- the LOC128251685 gene encoding RYamide receptor isoform X3, which produces MEFDNSALFKGSRRLFEKNERMYYIAPQQPLLRNEDDDYQEGSLGLPDSASLLFNATAQPTAVDEASYGYGSTTTLNGLQLETYNVTYIMNFSCDGDDIQSEDLWSSVYFKSTVYLLYIPIFFFALIGNGTVCYIVQSTPRMRTVTNYFIASLALGDILMSLFCVPSSFISLFILNYWPFGVVLCHFVNYSQAVSVLVTAYTLVAISIDRYIAIMWPLRPRITKRYAKLIISGVWFVALATALPIPIVSGLDIPMSPWHEKCEKYICREIWPSRTQEYYYTLSLFALQFVVPLSVLVFTYTRIAIRVWGKRPPGEAESSRDQRMARSKRKRLQIELRNTSIL; this is translated from the exons ATGGAGTTCGACAATAGCGCGCTGTTTAAAGGCAGCCGTAGGTTGTTTGAGAAAAACGAAAGAATGTACTACATAGCTCCGCAGCAGCCGCTGTTGAGGAACGAGGATGATGACTACCAGGAGGGATCCCTCGGCCTGCCCGACTCCGCCTCCCTCCTTTTCAATGCCACCGCACAACCGACGGCGGTCGATGAGGCGTCCTACGGATACGGATCTACTACCACGCTCAATGGCCTGCAGCTGGAGACCTATAATGTCACCTATATTATGAACTTTAGCTGCGATGGCGATGACATTCAGTCGGAGGACCTGTGGTCCAGTGTCTACTTCAAGAGCACTGTCTACCTCCTGTACATTCCTATCTTTTTCTTCGCCCTGATCGGCAACGGAACTGTCTGCTACATCGTTCAGTCTACGCCGCGAATGCGCACTGTTACCAACTACTTTATAGCCAGCTTGGCACTGGGCGACATCCTGATGTCTCTGTTCTGTGTGCCTTCGTCCTTCATTTCGCTATTCATCCTCAACTACTGGCCTTTTGGCGTGGTGCTCTGCCACTTTGTAAACTACTCGCAGGCGGTCTCCGTACTGGTCACCGCCTACACTCTGGTGGCCATCAGCATCGACCGCTACATAGCCATCATGTGGCCACTAAGGCCCCGCATCACAAAAcg TTATGCCAAACTCATCATCAGCGGCGTTTGGTTTGTCGCACTTGCCACGGCCCTCCCAATACCAATTGTATCCGGCCTCGACATCCCCATGTCTCCCTGGCACGAGAAATGCGAAAA ATACATTTGCCGCGAAATCTGGCCGTCGAGGACGCAGGAATACTATTACACGCTGTCCCTCTTCGCACTGCAGTTCGTGGTGCCACTGTCGGTGCTCGTCTTCACTTACACTCGGATTGCCATCCGCGTTTGGGGCAAGCGGCCGCCCGGCGAGGCGGAGAGCTCCCGCGACCAGCGTATGGCCCGCTCCAAACGCAAG